In the genome of Streptomyces racemochromogenes, one region contains:
- a CDS encoding geranylgeranyl reductase family protein, with translation MTEPLTEHSADVIVVGAGPAGSTTAYYLAKAGLDVLLLEKTAFPREKVCGDGLTPRATKQLVAMGIDVSEEAGWLRNKGLRIIGGGQRLQLDWPELASYPDYGLVRKRDDFDETLARQAQKAGARLYERCNVGEPVRDPRTGHITGVQAKLGEDKTPVTFHAPLVVAADGNSSRLSLAMGLHRREDRPMGVAVRTYFTSPRHDDDYLESWLELWDRRGPQDRLLPGYGWIFGMGDGTSNVGLGILNSSSAFKELDWREVLKAWCASMPEDWGYTPENMTQPIRGAALPMAFNRQPHYTKGLLLVGDAGGLVNPFNGEGIAYAMESGQIAADVIVQAHARATPAQRELALHNYPKVLKETYGGYYTLGRAFVKLIGNPAVMKIAAQRGLTHPVLMRFTLKMLANLTDPTGGDAMDRIINGLSKVAPKA, from the coding sequence GTGACCGAGCCCCTCACCGAACACTCCGCGGACGTGATCGTCGTCGGGGCCGGGCCCGCCGGTTCCACGACCGCCTACTACCTCGCCAAGGCGGGACTCGACGTCCTGCTCCTGGAGAAGACGGCGTTCCCGCGCGAGAAGGTCTGCGGCGACGGTCTGACCCCGCGTGCCACCAAGCAGCTGGTCGCGATGGGCATCGACGTCTCCGAAGAGGCCGGCTGGCTCCGCAACAAGGGCCTGCGCATCATCGGCGGCGGACAGCGCCTCCAGCTGGACTGGCCGGAACTCGCCTCCTACCCGGACTACGGACTCGTCCGCAAGCGCGACGATTTCGACGAGACGCTGGCCCGCCAGGCGCAGAAGGCCGGCGCCCGCCTGTACGAGCGCTGCAACGTCGGCGAGCCCGTGCGCGACCCCCGCACCGGGCACATCACCGGCGTGCAGGCCAAGCTCGGCGAGGACAAGACCCCGGTGACCTTCCACGCCCCGCTCGTGGTCGCCGCCGACGGCAACTCCTCCCGGCTGTCCCTCGCGATGGGCCTGCACCGGCGCGAGGACCGTCCGATGGGCGTGGCCGTCCGCACCTACTTCACCTCCCCCCGGCACGACGACGACTACCTGGAGTCCTGGCTGGAGCTGTGGGACCGGCGCGGTCCGCAGGACCGGCTGCTGCCCGGCTACGGCTGGATCTTCGGCATGGGCGACGGCACCTCCAACGTCGGCCTCGGCATCCTCAACTCCTCCTCCGCCTTCAAGGAGCTGGACTGGCGCGAGGTGCTGAAGGCCTGGTGCGCGTCCATGCCGGAGGACTGGGGCTACACCCCGGAGAACATGACGCAGCCGATCCGCGGCGCGGCGCTGCCGATGGCCTTCAACCGGCAGCCGCACTACACCAAGGGCCTGCTGCTGGTCGGTGACGCGGGCGGCCTCGTCAACCCGTTCAACGGCGAGGGCATCGCCTACGCGATGGAGTCCGGGCAGATCGCGGCGGACGTCATCGTCCAGGCGCACGCCCGCGCGACCCCGGCGCAGCGCGAGCTGGCCCTGCACAACTACCCGAAGGTGCTCAAGGAGACCTACGGCGGCTACTACACGCTGGGCCGCGCCTTCGTGAAGCTGATCGGCAACCCGGCGGTCATGAAGATCGCCGCCCAGCGCGGCCTGACGCACCCGGTGCTGATGCGCTTCACGCTGAAGATGCTGGCGAACCTGACGGACCCGACGGGCGGCGACGCGATGGACCGCATCATCAACGGCCTCTCGAAGGTGGCCCCGAAGGCCTGA
- a CDS encoding glutaminase: MDYQELLERIAADVSPLVGSGTPAEYIPALAKVDPRRFGMAVADLDGNVFGVGDWRVPFSAQSVTKVFALALALAEGGDSLWERVGREPSGNPFNSLVQLEYENGIPRNPFINAGALVVTDRLQTLTGDASSELLDFLRQESGNPDLGFDPDVAASEQEHGDRNAAVAHFMASYGNIDNPVPALLEHYFWQCSIEMSCADLALAGRFLARHGLRADGSRLLTRSEAKQVNAVMLTCGTYDAAGEFAYRVGLPGKSGVGGGIIAVVPGRCTLAVWSPGLDARGNSVAGVAALDRFTTLTGLSIF, translated from the coding sequence ATGGACTACCAGGAACTGCTGGAACGGATCGCGGCCGACGTCTCCCCGCTGGTGGGCAGCGGCACGCCCGCCGAGTACATCCCGGCGCTGGCGAAGGTCGATCCGCGGCGGTTCGGCATGGCGGTCGCCGACCTCGACGGCAACGTCTTCGGGGTCGGCGACTGGCGCGTCCCCTTCTCCGCCCAGTCCGTCACGAAGGTCTTCGCCCTGGCGCTGGCCCTCGCGGAGGGCGGCGACAGCCTGTGGGAGCGGGTGGGCCGGGAGCCCTCGGGCAACCCGTTCAACTCCCTGGTGCAGCTGGAGTACGAGAACGGCATCCCGCGGAATCCTTTCATCAACGCGGGCGCGCTCGTCGTCACCGACCGGCTCCAGACTCTTACGGGCGACGCGAGCAGCGAACTCCTGGACTTCCTCCGCCAGGAGAGCGGCAACCCGGACCTCGGCTTCGACCCGGACGTCGCCGCCTCCGAACAGGAACACGGCGACCGCAACGCGGCGGTGGCCCACTTCATGGCCTCGTACGGCAACATCGACAACCCGGTGCCGGCGCTGCTGGAGCACTACTTCTGGCAGTGCTCGATCGAGATGAGCTGCGCCGACCTCGCCCTGGCCGGCCGCTTCCTGGCCCGGCACGGCCTGCGCGCGGACGGCTCGCGGCTGTTGACGCGCAGCGAGGCGAAGCAGGTCAACGCGGTGATGCTGACGTGCGGGACGTACGACGCGGCGGGGGAGTTCGCGTACCGGGTGGGCCTGCCGGGCAAGAGCGGCGTGGGCGGCGGCATCATCGCGGTCGTCCCGGGCCGCTGCACCCTCGCGGTCTGGAGCCCGGGCCTGGACGCCCGGGGCAACTCGGTCGCGGGCGTCGCGGCCCTGGACCGCTTCACGACCCTGACGGGCCTGAGCATCTTCTGA
- a CDS encoding demethylmenaquinone methyltransferase — MTRASLDKQPHEVASMFDGVAANYDLTNDVLSLGQARLWRKEAARAVAARPGHKVLDLAAGTATSSLPYAATGAYVVPCDFSLGMLREGKKRHAWLPLTAGDATRLPFKDDTFDTVTISFGLRNVQDTDGALREMYRVTKPGGQVVISEFSQPTWAPFRTVYTEYLMRALPPVARAVSSNPDAYVYLAESIREWPDQPALAALLQKAGWSKVAWRNLSGGIVALHRGVKA, encoded by the coding sequence GTGACAAGGGCTTCCCTGGACAAGCAGCCGCACGAAGTCGCCTCCATGTTCGACGGGGTGGCCGCGAACTACGACCTCACCAACGACGTCCTGTCCCTCGGCCAGGCACGCCTGTGGCGCAAGGAGGCCGCCAGGGCGGTCGCCGCCCGCCCGGGGCACAAGGTGCTCGACCTGGCCGCCGGCACCGCCACCTCGTCCCTCCCGTACGCGGCGACCGGCGCCTACGTCGTCCCCTGCGACTTTTCCCTGGGCATGCTCCGCGAGGGCAAGAAGCGCCACGCCTGGCTGCCGCTGACGGCGGGCGACGCGACGAGGCTCCCCTTCAAGGACGACACGTTCGACACCGTGACGATCTCCTTCGGGCTGCGCAACGTGCAGGACACCGACGGGGCGCTGCGCGAGATGTACCGGGTGACCAAGCCCGGCGGCCAGGTCGTGATCAGCGAGTTCTCGCAGCCCACCTGGGCGCCCTTCCGGACGGTCTACACCGAGTACCTGATGCGCGCCCTGCCGCCGGTGGCGCGTGCGGTGTCCTCCAACCCGGACGCGTACGTCTACCTGGCCGAGTCCATCCGCGAGTGGCCCGACCAGCCGGCGCTGGCGGCCCTGCTGCAGAAGGCCGGCTGGTCGAAGGTGGCCTGGCGGAACCTGAGCGGCGGCATCGTGGCGCTGCACCGCGGGGTCAAGGCGTAA
- a CDS encoding DUF3152 domain-containing protein: MAALSVTAYWLGLEEGAATAGRGGPSPAAERAAAPAEHAAPPPPGPAASPSPSPSLSTSPSAAPGQFTASSTPGRSQGEGRQRRWRVETENGSGVDPDSAARDIEAILGDRRGWIRDPSYGFRRAGRGEPVDFTVKIATPATTDRLCDVVTPELIGETNCQAHHTIVVNLKRWQEGSPKFRGSPAEYRALIINHEVGHELGRGHETCPRPGAPAPAMMQQIKGLQGCTSNAWPHTAGGTYLSGPPVP, from the coding sequence TTGGCCGCACTCTCCGTCACCGCCTACTGGCTCGGACTGGAAGAGGGCGCCGCGACCGCCGGCCGCGGCGGCCCGTCACCGGCGGCCGAGCGCGCGGCGGCCCCGGCCGAGCACGCGGCCCCGCCGCCGCCCGGCCCGGCCGCGAGCCCGAGCCCGAGCCCGAGCCTGAGTACGAGCCCGAGCGCGGCCCCGGGGCAGTTCACCGCCTCCTCCACCCCCGGCCGGTCCCAGGGCGAGGGGCGTCAGCGGCGCTGGCGGGTGGAGACGGAGAACGGCAGCGGCGTCGACCCGGACTCCGCCGCCCGGGACATCGAGGCGATACTCGGGGACCGCCGCGGGTGGATACGCGACCCCTCGTACGGCTTCCGGCGGGCCGGCCGCGGCGAACCGGTGGACTTCACCGTCAAGATCGCCACGCCCGCCACCACCGACCGGCTGTGCGACGTGGTGACCCCCGAGCTGATCGGGGAGACCAACTGCCAGGCCCACCACACCATCGTGGTGAACCTCAAGCGCTGGCAGGAGGGTTCGCCGAAGTTCCGGGGCTCGCCCGCCGAGTACCGGGCGCTGATCATCAACCACGAGGTGGGCCACGAGCTGGGCCGCGGCCACGAGACCTGCCCGCGTCCGGGCGCCCCCGCCCCGGCGATGATGCAGCAGATCAAGGGGCTCCAGGGCTGCACGTCCAACGCCTGGCCGCACACCGCCGGGGGGACCTACCTGTCGGGCCCGCCGGTGCCGTAG
- a CDS encoding imidazolonepropionase-like domain-containing protein gives MLTLHTADLLVTGPGAAPLEGGAVLVEGDRIVRTGPYEELAAAAPHARVRRWPGLLTPGLLARGADELLERTYYPDDPYEVTELGAAPITGAEALDALKMTESRWGNSARRGTQKLLARGVVAVAGRFTTASVRTAVTRSGLAVVPPAPYEGVPALDPLTGRDSAGQAFHGVLEAGAAARFAVFAVADEAELLERGATTCVATVIAGRLLHRRR, from the coding sequence CACCGGACCGGGGGCCGCACCGCTGGAGGGCGGCGCGGTCCTGGTCGAGGGCGACCGGATCGTGCGCACGGGCCCGTACGAGGAGCTCGCCGCGGCCGCGCCGCACGCCCGGGTGCGCCGCTGGCCCGGGCTGCTCACGCCGGGGCTGCTCGCGCGCGGGGCGGACGAGCTGCTGGAGCGCACCTACTACCCGGACGACCCGTACGAGGTCACCGAACTCGGTGCCGCCCCGATCACCGGGGCCGAGGCGCTGGACGCGCTGAAGATGACCGAGTCGCGCTGGGGCAACAGCGCCCGGCGGGGCACGCAGAAGCTGCTGGCGCGCGGGGTGGTGGCGGTCGCCGGCCGCTTCACGACCGCCTCCGTCCGCACGGCGGTGACCCGCTCGGGCCTGGCCGTGGTGCCGCCCGCCCCCTACGAGGGGGTGCCCGCCCTGGACCCGCTCACCGGCCGGGACTCGGCCGGGCAGGCCTTCCACGGGGTGCTGGAGGCGGGGGCGGCGGCCCGGTTCGCGGTCTTCGCGGTGGCGGACGAGGCCGAGCTGCTGGAGCGCGGCGCGACGACCTGCGTGGCCACGGTCATCGCGGGGCGGCTGCTGCACCGGCGGCGCTGA